The bacterium genome includes a region encoding these proteins:
- a CDS encoding NAD(P)-dependent oxidoreductase: MISPAPEKVRENFDDLFPKYTIDEALKESSRCLYCFDAPCMRACPTRIDIPGFIRQILDRNPVGAAETILSSNILGGSCARACPTEVLCEGACVDNTMLNDPVKIGRLQRYACDTATERGVTMFEPGESTGKKVAIVGGGPAGMACAHEARRLGHEAVIFDANDVPGGLNTLGIAPYKISTEFALTEVELVKKIGVEYRTNSPVDGAKLKELMAEYDAVFLGIGLGKTASLDLPGNDLEGVKEAIDFVRTVHTVPYDKIKVGRRVVVIGGGNTAIDMSTESVSLGAEEVIMVYRRGQDAMPAYAHEQEHAKELGVQFKFFAAPTRFVGENGKLTGVEFQRMELDGEGRSARLNPVAGSEFVVPCDMAIKALGQVALVDFLKEIDGLKLNKKGVIEVDPNTFQTSVAGLYAGGDCTSGGKEIVNAVQEGKLAARAIDKKLRG, translated from the coding sequence ATGATCAGTCCGGCACCGGAAAAAGTACGGGAAAACTTCGACGACCTGTTCCCCAAGTACACGATCGACGAAGCACTGAAGGAATCTTCCCGCTGCCTCTATTGTTTTGATGCCCCGTGTATGCGCGCCTGTCCGACGCGCATCGATATTCCCGGCTTCATCCGCCAGATCCTCGACCGCAATCCGGTCGGCGCGGCGGAGACGATCCTGAGTTCGAACATCCTTGGCGGATCCTGCGCACGTGCTTGCCCGACAGAGGTCCTTTGCGAAGGCGCATGCGTCGACAACACGATGCTGAACGATCCGGTGAAGATCGGTCGCCTGCAGCGGTACGCCTGCGATACGGCCACGGAACGCGGCGTGACGATGTTCGAGCCGGGCGAATCGACGGGCAAAAAGGTCGCCATCGTCGGTGGCGGTCCGGCCGGTATGGCCTGCGCCCACGAAGCCCGTCGCCTTGGTCACGAAGCGGTGATCTTCGATGCCAACGATGTCCCGGGCGGATTGAACACGCTCGGGATCGCGCCCTACAAGATCTCGACCGAGTTCGCTCTGACCGAGGTCGAACTCGTGAAGAAGATCGGTGTCGAGTACCGCACCAACAGCCCCGTCGACGGCGCGAAGCTGAAGGAACTGATGGCCGAGTACGACGCGGTGTTCCTGGGCATCGGCCTGGGCAAGACGGCATCGCTCGATCTGCCGGGCAACGATCTGGAAGGCGTGAAGGAAGCGATCGACTTCGTTCGCACCGTGCACACCGTACCGTACGACAAGATCAAGGTTGGTCGCCGAGTCGTCGTGATCGGTGGCGGTAACACGGCGATCGATATGTCGACCGAATCGGTCAGCCTCGGCGCCGAAGAAGTCATCATGGTCTATCGTCGCGGCCAGGACGCCATGCCGGCCTACGCACACGAGCAGGAACACGCGAAGGAACTCGGCGTGCAATTCAAGTTCTTCGCCGCGCCAACGCGCTTTGTCGGCGAGAACGGCAAGCTGACCGGCGTGGAATTCCAGCGCATGGAACTCGACGGCGAAGGGCGCAGCGCGCGCCTCAACCCAGTGGCCGGCAGCGAGTTCGTCGTTCCGTGCGATATGGCGATCAAGGCTCTCGGCCAGGTTGCGCTTGTGGATTTCCTGAAGGAAATCGACGGCCTGAAACTCAACAAGAAGGGCGTGATCGAGGTCGACCCGAACACGTTCCAGACCAGCGTTGCCGGTCTTTACGCCGGCGGCGACTGCACCAGCGGCGGCAAGGAAATCGTCAACGCGGTGCAAGAAGGCAAGCTTGCCGCCCGCGCGATCGACAAGAAACTGCGCGGATAA
- a CDS encoding acyl carrier protein, giving the protein MASTADKVKEVIVTQLGVNMEEVSPEASFIDDLGADSLDIVELVMAFEEKFGIEIPDDDAEKIRTVGDAISYIEGKQ; this is encoded by the coding sequence ATGGCTTCGACTGCAGATAAAGTCAAAGAAGTGATCGTCACGCAGCTTGGCGTGAACATGGAAGAAGTTTCTCCCGAAGCGTCGTTCATTGACGACCTGGGCGCCGACTCTCTCGATATCGTCGAGTTGGTTATGGCTTTCGAGGAGAAGTTTGGAATCGAAATCCCCGACGACGACGCGGAAAAGATCCGCACAGTTGGCGACGCCATCAGCTACATCGAAGGCAAGCAGTAA
- a CDS encoding segregation/condensation protein A translates to MTAEPISESLPTIERIQLPIFEGPLDLLLHLVKVNEMDIYDIEISTITQQYIDYITTMSDLNLEIAGDFLVMAATLLNIKSRALLPKLEEDAGQDEEEIDEILSTQELIRRLVEYRKFKEISSNLRDLEEANSGVFYRAQVVPIIPGSEQEIPRQDIRLLYDAFVKVLKQVRVRAEHHVYRERFTVDEKILEVRERLRGERQINCGRLFERCVDKEEVICFFLALLELARLQEITIAQAETYEDILIAPWDENVVYVG, encoded by the coding sequence GTGACCGCCGAGCCCATTTCAGAGTCCCTGCCCACCATCGAGCGCATTCAGCTACCCATCTTCGAGGGGCCGCTGGACCTGCTCCTTCATCTCGTCAAAGTCAACGAGATGGATATCTATGATATTGAGATCTCTACGATTACGCAGCAGTACATTGATTACATCACGACGATGTCGGACCTGAATCTGGAGATCGCCGGCGACTTCCTGGTCATGGCGGCGACCCTGCTCAATATCAAGTCCCGTGCTCTCCTGCCGAAGCTGGAGGAAGATGCCGGCCAGGACGAGGAAGAGATCGACGAGATCCTCTCCACCCAGGAGCTCATCCGTCGTCTCGTCGAGTATCGTAAGTTCAAGGAAATCAGCTCTAACCTCCGCGATCTGGAGGAAGCCAACAGCGGCGTCTTCTATCGCGCCCAGGTGGTTCCGATCATCCCGGGATCGGAGCAGGAGATCCCTCGGCAGGACATCCGGCTGCTGTACGATGCTTTTGTCAAAGTTCTGAAACAAGTCCGCGTACGCGCCGAGCACCACGTCTACCGCGAACGCTTCACTGTCGACGAGAAGATCCTGGAGGTGCGCGAGCGCCTGCGGGGCGAACGGCAAATCAACTGCGGCCGCCTTTTCGAGCGTTGCGTTGACAAGGAAGAGGTGATTTGCTTCTTCCTTGCGCTGTTGGAGCTGGCACGGCTCCAGGAAATCACCATCGCCCAGGCGGAAACCTACGAGGACATCCTCATCGCCCCCTGGGATGAGAATGTCGTCTATGTCGGCTGA
- the rnc gene encoding ribonuclease III produces MNESRRAGIASLLERLGLPARPSIFEKLDLALTHRSWSTEHQFDGDNERLEFFGDAVIGLAATEYLYQKNPTESEGDLSKRRAAIVSRAILGDISRQLGIGELLKLGAGEETTGGRERASNLGSALEAICGAVYLEYDWETLAPALRESIVVPAEELALEGTLDDFKSRLQEWSQRRRQEVPEYRMVGEEGPEHLKIFMAEVWIAGELAGRGSGPRKKAAENDAARDALSRIQDK; encoded by the coding sequence ATGAACGAATCACGGCGCGCCGGAATTGCCTCGCTGCTGGAGCGGCTTGGGCTTCCGGCGCGCCCTTCTATTTTCGAGAAGCTGGACCTGGCTCTGACGCATCGCTCCTGGAGCACCGAGCACCAGTTCGACGGCGACAACGAGCGCCTTGAGTTTTTCGGCGACGCCGTGATCGGGCTGGCTGCCACCGAGTATCTCTACCAGAAGAATCCCACCGAGTCGGAAGGCGACCTCTCCAAGCGACGGGCGGCGATCGTCAGCCGCGCCATCCTGGGCGACATCTCACGCCAGCTTGGGATCGGCGAACTGCTGAAGCTGGGCGCCGGCGAGGAGACCACCGGCGGGCGGGAACGCGCCTCGAACCTCGGGTCCGCCCTCGAGGCGATCTGCGGCGCCGTTTACCTGGAATACGACTGGGAGACGTTGGCTCCGGCCCTGCGGGAAAGCATCGTCGTGCCGGCCGAGGAGCTGGCGCTGGAGGGAACCCTGGACGATTTCAAGTCTCGCCTTCAGGAATGGAGCCAGCGGAGGCGCCAGGAGGTGCCCGAGTATCGCATGGTGGGGGAGGAAGGCCCGGAGCACCTCAAGATCTTCATGGCGGAAGTCTGGATTGCCGGCGAGCTGGCCGGTCGCGGCTCCGGCCCGCGGAAGAAAGCCGCCGAGAACGACGCCGCCCGCGACGCGCTGTCGAGAATCCAGGACAAGTGA
- the fabF gene encoding beta-ketoacyl-ACP synthase II: MTKKRVVITGLGAVTPIGLDVPTYWEGLLAGRSGAGEITSFDTSQHKTKFACQVKDWDPSLHFDRKDARKLETFVQFAIVAARQAVEDSGLDLDNEDRTKIGVLVGSGIGGLGVMEEQSLVLHNQGPGRVSPFLIPRLISNMAPGQISISLGLKGPNSCVVTACATATHALGDAFKIIQRGDAIAMVAGGTESAITPLGVAGFENMKALSSRNDDPQGASRPFDKDRDGFVMGEGAGILLLEEYEHAKARGARIYAEFAGYGMTGDAFHITAPAPEGEGAARSMQMALDDSGLKPEEISHINAHGTSTPMNDKNESAAIKTVFGEHAAKLAISSNKSMVGHLLGAAGGVEAIASTLSIYNSVVPPTINYTTPDPECDLDYVPNEKREMTVNAVVSNSLGFGGHNASILIRKLV; the protein is encoded by the coding sequence ATGACAAAAAAACGCGTAGTCATTACCGGACTTGGGGCAGTGACCCCTATCGGGCTGGATGTGCCCACCTACTGGGAAGGCCTTCTGGCTGGCCGTTCGGGTGCGGGCGAGATCACCTCGTTTGATACCTCGCAGCACAAGACGAAGTTCGCCTGCCAGGTGAAGGACTGGGATCCGTCCCTGCATTTCGATCGCAAGGACGCACGGAAGCTCGAGACCTTTGTTCAGTTCGCCATCGTGGCTGCACGCCAGGCGGTTGAGGACTCGGGTCTCGATCTGGACAACGAAGACCGCACGAAGATTGGTGTCCTCGTGGGCTCCGGAATCGGCGGTCTTGGCGTGATGGAAGAGCAGAGCCTGGTCCTGCACAACCAGGGTCCCGGCCGTGTGTCTCCATTCCTGATTCCCCGCCTGATCAGCAACATGGCCCCCGGCCAGATCTCGATCTCGCTGGGCTTGAAGGGGCCGAACTCCTGCGTCGTGACAGCTTGCGCGACGGCGACTCATGCGCTGGGCGATGCGTTCAAGATCATCCAGCGCGGCGATGCCATAGCGATGGTTGCCGGCGGCACCGAATCGGCCATTACGCCGCTCGGCGTGGCCGGTTTCGAGAACATGAAGGCGCTGTCATCTCGCAACGACGATCCCCAGGGCGCCAGCCGTCCGTTCGACAAGGACCGAGATGGCTTTGTCATGGGCGAAGGCGCGGGCATTCTGCTGCTCGAAGAGTACGAGCACGCGAAGGCCCGTGGCGCGCGCATCTACGCCGAGTTTGCCGGCTACGGCATGACCGGCGATGCGTTCCACATTACCGCGCCGGCACCGGAAGGCGAAGGCGCTGCGCGCTCGATGCAGATGGCGCTGGACGACTCGGGCCTCAAGCCCGAGGAAATCTCGCACATCAACGCGCACGGCACCAGCACACCGATGAACGACAAGAACGAGTCGGCTGCCATCAAGACGGTCTTTGGCGAGCACGCCGCCAAGCTGGCGATCTCGTCCAACAAGTCGATGGTCGGGCACTTGCTCGGCGCTGCCGGCGGCGTGGAGGCGATTGCCTCGACGCTCTCGATCTACAACAGCGTCGTTCCGCCGACGATCAACTACACGACCCCGGATCCGGAGTGCGATCTGGACTACGTGCCGAACGAGAAACGCGAGATGACCGTCAACGCGGTCGTTTCGAACTCGCTCGGTTTCGGAGGCCACAACGCCTCGATCCTGATCCGGAAGCTCGTCTAG
- a CDS encoding rRNA pseudouridine synthase, translating into MPPSTMRISRFLARCGVASRRKAEEIVQAGRVSVNGAVETNLATQIDPKTDKVELDGQLLQLAQEQLTLMVNKPRRVLVSRGDPQDRRTIYDVLPEEYADDADRLLYVGRLDFFSEGLLLLTTDGDLVHRLTHPSNHVEKEYLAWLNRELTPEEETRIRDGIDLEDGPAAPAQLDRQETKRGVLYRIIIHEGRNRQVRRMFEALGVRVDRLLRVRIGGLRLRGMEPGKWRPLTGAEIRKSFPENN; encoded by the coding sequence ATGCCCCCCTCCACGATGAGAATCTCACGGTTTCTTGCTCGGTGCGGCGTCGCATCGCGTCGCAAGGCCGAGGAGATCGTCCAGGCCGGTCGCGTTTCTGTGAACGGCGCCGTGGAAACAAACCTCGCAACGCAAATCGATCCGAAGACAGACAAAGTCGAACTGGACGGCCAACTGCTGCAATTGGCGCAAGAGCAACTGACGCTGATGGTCAACAAGCCGCGCCGCGTGCTGGTCAGTCGAGGCGATCCGCAAGATCGCCGGACGATCTACGACGTCTTGCCGGAAGAATACGCCGACGATGCAGACCGGCTGCTCTACGTGGGTCGTCTCGACTTCTTCAGCGAAGGGCTGCTGCTGCTGACCACCGATGGCGACCTCGTGCATCGCCTGACCCACCCATCGAATCACGTCGAGAAAGAGTACCTTGCCTGGCTGAATCGCGAGCTCACGCCCGAGGAAGAAACGCGCATCCGCGACGGTATCGATCTGGAGGATGGCCCGGCGGCGCCGGCGCAGCTCGATCGCCAGGAAACAAAGCGCGGCGTCCTCTATCGAATCATCATCCACGAAGGTCGCAACCGCCAGGTCCGCCGAATGTTCGAGGCCCTCGGTGTTCGCGTCGATCGGCTGCTGCGCGTCCGGATTGGCGGGCTCAGGCTGCGCGGCATGGAGCCCGGCAAGTGGAGGCCCTTGACGGGCGCAGAAATCCGAAAGAGCTTCCCCGAAAACAACTGA
- a CDS encoding PAS domain S-box protein codes for MDDRPISENRKTIAQLLGEIDALRARLSEVEQAEIRFKQNEQVLRRQSQRTELINSLIVLLNGCQSERDMYAPLVDTALSLSSLETGCLLMVQSGRLELLHNKGMTDEIIGYLMGGHLALSCLERFEGRSRALPVRELDEALGEAFEHGEFHQAFAVPVQSGDTVLGVLIIATRRDEDADRHAMVALSSSLRMAGDIMQRRRAELELAQSETRNTAIFAASPDIMFCTDRDGMYLDFRCSPGNPYYGPPEYVVGHNLRELLPEHLHDLLLTAINKSLDTQELVTIEYDMETRQQGPRTFEARVVPLEDNQVLSIVRDVTERRRAQMIQRMTYEITEAVNRVENLRELYSSIRECLGTVIDTENFHICLYDPITDIFEVPYDTDKYDQQVRFTAQELGRGLSAYVFRTGKPLLVNEEDLEELNRQGEVELVGTPCEQWLGAPLITDRGTIGVVVVQNYDKGLCYTQGDVEIMSFISGQIANAIERKRIQIERRRLAAAVDQAGEAILITSTEGIIEYVNPAFERVTGYTENEIVGQTLAIVKSGKHPEEFWVDMWNTIKGGEVWKGHIMNRRKDGTIYEEVTTIAPVRDAYGHIDSFVEVRRLIRENVPEDE; via the coding sequence ATGGACGATCGCCCGATTTCTGAGAATCGCAAAACCATCGCCCAGCTTCTGGGTGAAATCGATGCGTTGCGCGCTCGGCTGTCCGAGGTCGAGCAGGCCGAGATCCGCTTCAAACAGAACGAGCAGGTCCTGCGCCGCCAGAGCCAACGCACCGAGTTGATCAACTCCCTGATCGTCTTGCTGAACGGCTGCCAGTCCGAGCGGGATATGTACGCCCCTCTGGTCGACACGGCTCTGTCCCTGTCGTCGCTGGAGACGGGGTGCCTCCTGATGGTCCAGTCCGGGCGCCTGGAGCTGCTGCACAACAAGGGCATGACCGATGAGATCATCGGTTACCTGATGGGTGGGCACCTGGCGCTCAGTTGCCTGGAGCGCTTCGAGGGCCGCTCCCGCGCCCTGCCGGTGCGAGAACTGGACGAAGCCCTCGGCGAGGCCTTCGAACACGGCGAGTTCCACCAGGCCTTCGCCGTCCCGGTCCAGAGTGGCGATACTGTACTGGGCGTGCTGATCATTGCCACACGGCGCGACGAGGACGCCGACCGGCATGCCATGGTGGCCCTCAGCAGCAGCCTGCGCATGGCCGGCGACATCATGCAGCGCCGCCGCGCGGAGTTGGAACTGGCCCAGAGCGAAACGCGCAACACAGCGATCTTCGCAGCCTCGCCGGATATCATGTTTTGCACCGACCGCGATGGGATGTATCTCGATTTCCGCTGCAGTCCCGGCAATCCGTACTATGGCCCGCCCGAGTACGTTGTCGGGCACAACCTCCGCGAGCTCTTGCCGGAGCACCTGCACGACCTGCTGCTCACGGCCATCAACAAGTCGCTCGATACACAGGAACTCGTCACGATTGAGTACGACATGGAGACTCGCCAGCAAGGGCCGCGCACGTTCGAGGCCCGCGTCGTGCCGCTGGAAGACAACCAGGTCCTTTCGATCGTCCGCGACGTGACCGAGCGCCGCCGCGCGCAGATGATCCAGCGAATGACCTACGAGATCACCGAGGCCGTCAATCGCGTGGAGAACCTGAGGGAGCTCTATTCCTCGATCCGCGAATGCCTCGGCACGGTCATCGATACGGAGAACTTCCACATCTGCCTGTACGACCCGATTACGGACATCTTCGAGGTCCCATACGATACGGACAAGTACGATCAGCAGGTGCGCTTCACGGCCCAGGAACTCGGCCGCGGCCTGTCGGCCTACGTGTTCCGCACGGGCAAGCCGCTGCTGGTCAATGAAGAGGACCTGGAAGAGCTGAACCGACAGGGCGAAGTGGAACTGGTCGGCACGCCTTGCGAGCAATGGCTCGGCGCCCCGCTGATTACCGACCGCGGCACGATCGGCGTCGTCGTGGTGCAGAATTACGACAAGGGCCTGTGCTACACGCAAGGCGACGTCGAGATCATGAGTTTCATCTCCGGCCAGATTGCAAACGCGATCGAACGAAAGCGCATCCAGATCGAGCGCCGCCGCCTGGCCGCCGCGGTCGATCAGGCGGGCGAAGCGATTCTGATCACCTCGACCGAAGGTATCATCGAGTACGTCAATCCGGCCTTTGAGCGCGTGACGGGCTACACGGAGAATGAAATTGTCGGCCAGACGCTCGCCATCGTGAAGAGCGGCAAACACCCGGAAGAGTTCTGGGTCGACATGTGGAACACGATCAAAGGCGGCGAGGTCTGGAAAGGCCACATCATGAATCGCCGCAAGGACGGTACGATCTACGAAGAAGTCACCACCATCGCCCCCGTCCGCGACGCCTACGGCCACATCGACAGCTTCGTCGAAGTCCGCCGCCTGATCAGAGAGAACGTGCCGGAAGACGAGTGA
- the hydA gene encoding dihydropyrimidinase produces the protein MKFDTLIKGGTVVTAAETMKADVGIVGEKISAIGANLAKNAQADKVIDAKGKYVIPGGMDVHVHLDMPFMGSCSCDDYDTGHRGAAKGCVTTTIDFALPYGKDSLNKALDNWMKRAEKACVDYAFHSAISDYKRHGKEMKSIIERGVPTFKEFMIYANMGWQSDDDAIFQTLEDCRRLGGMLLVHAESSKVLDVLVERHHTPELMKKYKSRLHTMTRPHYIEYEAIQRAVTWSEVTGGKLYVVHMSTRQGTDIIKAAQERGVPVLAETCIQYLVMNDDVFKTKDGHLYACQPQLKRPEDSERLWKGLADGTVCNVSTDTCSFTRAQKAIWKGDWNKIPMGMPGLETMMPLLYTKGVLEKKISLNRFVELCCTSPAKTMNLYPRKGTIAPGSDADIAIFDPKAKKRVDHKKLQTKCDWYPVQGWDLAGFAEHTLCRGKVIVENGKFVGKNGYGQFLPRKPFSY, from the coding sequence ATGAAATTCGATACGCTCATCAAGGGCGGCACCGTTGTGACAGCCGCCGAGACGATGAAGGCCGATGTAGGAATCGTGGGAGAGAAAATCTCTGCCATCGGCGCCAACCTGGCCAAGAACGCCCAGGCCGACAAAGTCATCGACGCGAAGGGCAAGTACGTGATCCCGGGCGGCATGGACGTTCACGTTCACCTCGACATGCCTTTCATGGGCTCGTGTTCTTGCGACGATTACGATACCGGCCATCGCGGCGCGGCGAAGGGTTGCGTCACGACGACCATCGACTTTGCCCTGCCCTACGGAAAAGACAGCCTGAACAAGGCGCTGGATAACTGGATGAAGCGCGCAGAGAAGGCATGCGTCGACTACGCCTTCCATTCCGCGATTTCCGACTACAAGCGCCACGGCAAGGAAATGAAGTCCATCATCGAGCGCGGCGTTCCGACGTTCAAGGAGTTCATGATCTACGCGAACATGGGCTGGCAGTCGGATGACGACGCAATTTTCCAGACATTGGAAGATTGCCGTCGCCTCGGCGGCATGCTGCTGGTTCACGCGGAATCGAGCAAGGTGCTCGACGTGCTGGTCGAGCGACACCACACACCCGAACTGATGAAGAAGTACAAGTCCCGTCTGCACACCATGACGCGCCCGCACTACATCGAGTACGAAGCGATCCAGCGTGCCGTGACGTGGAGCGAAGTCACTGGCGGCAAGCTGTACGTCGTTCATATGTCGACGCGCCAGGGGACCGACATTATCAAGGCGGCCCAGGAGCGCGGCGTGCCGGTGCTGGCTGAAACCTGCATCCAGTATCTCGTCATGAACGATGACGTCTTCAAGACGAAGGACGGCCACCTGTATGCCTGCCAGCCGCAGTTGAAGCGACCCGAGGACAGCGAGCGCCTGTGGAAGGGACTGGCGGACGGCACCGTCTGCAACGTCTCGACCGATACCTGCTCGTTCACGCGAGCACAGAAGGCGATCTGGAAGGGCGATTGGAACAAGATTCCGATGGGAATGCCCGGCCTCGAAACGATGATGCCGCTCCTCTACACGAAGGGCGTTCTGGAGAAGAAGATCAGCCTGAACCGCTTCGTGGAACTGTGCTGCACCTCTCCCGCGAAGACGATGAACCTGTACCCGCGCAAGGGAACGATCGCCCCCGGCAGCGACGCCGACATCGCCATCTTCGATCCGAAGGCGAAGAAGCGCGTCGATCACAAGAAGCTGCAGACGAAGTGCGATTGGTATCCCGTGCAGGGCTGGGATCTGGCCGGCTTTGCGGAGCACACCCTCTGCCGCGGCAAGGTCATCGTCGAGAACGGCAAATTCGTCGGCAAGAACGGCTATGGCCAGTTCCTGCCCCGCAAACCATTTAGCTACTGA
- the rfbD gene encoding dTDP-4-dehydrorhamnose reductase, translating into MKEVLVTGSDGMLGSELVRQLRRIKGVRLHALTQKDMDIVDLEAVKRTLESIRPTHIVHCAAFTQVDTAEKDPLIAYRVNAGGTKNLAFFARELGAEMIYVSTDYVFAGEKKKPYLETDKPSPINVYGNSKLKGEEAVRILCERHKIIRTSWLNGLGGMHGRNFIETMIRVSETRSQLSVVNDQIGRPTFTFDLAAALINLLDVQAYGVFHVTNQGQCSWYDLAQKIFELAKRDVTVRPISSDQFQSIARRPRFSVLANTRFEKLGIPQLPEWEDSLVEYWRRRRLAESIRRPESRAPSPDAKRAE; encoded by the coding sequence GTGAAAGAAGTTCTCGTAACTGGATCCGATGGAATGCTCGGCAGCGAGTTGGTGCGCCAACTGCGCCGCATCAAGGGTGTCCGCCTTCACGCGCTGACGCAGAAGGACATGGACATCGTCGACCTTGAGGCCGTCAAACGTACGCTGGAGAGCATTCGCCCGACGCACATCGTGCATTGCGCAGCCTTCACCCAGGTGGATACGGCGGAGAAGGATCCGCTGATCGCCTATCGCGTGAATGCGGGCGGGACGAAGAACCTGGCGTTCTTCGCGCGCGAACTCGGCGCCGAGATGATCTACGTCTCGACCGATTACGTGTTCGCCGGAGAGAAGAAAAAACCCTACCTCGAGACGGACAAGCCCAGTCCGATCAATGTGTATGGCAACTCGAAGCTGAAGGGCGAGGAAGCCGTTCGCATCCTTTGCGAGCGTCACAAGATTATCCGCACGTCCTGGCTGAACGGTCTGGGCGGGATGCACGGCCGCAATTTCATCGAGACGATGATTCGCGTGTCCGAAACGCGCAGCCAGCTATCCGTCGTGAACGATCAGATCGGCCGGCCGACGTTCACGTTCGACCTCGCGGCTGCTTTGATCAATTTGCTCGACGTGCAGGCCTACGGCGTCTTCCACGTTACGAACCAGGGACAGTGCTCCTGGTACGACCTGGCGCAGAAGATCTTCGAACTCGCGAAGCGCGACGTGACGGTTCGCCCAATCTCAAGCGATCAGTTCCAGAGCATCGCGCGCCGCCCGCGGTTTTCCGTGTTGGCGAATACGCGGTTCGAGAAGCTCGGTATTCCGCAGTTGCCGGAGTGGGAAGACAGCCTGGTCGAGTACTGGCGCCGCCGCCGGTTGGCAGAGAGCATTCGACGCCCTGAATCCCGCGCACCAAGCCCGGACGCAAAACGCGCCGAGTAG
- a CDS encoding DUF3788 domain-containing protein — translation MTNPFLDPSATPTDESLKRELGRAYKAFDQLMSSIVSVKPEWKFYNAKTGWTLKAIGKKRAAFYVSPKSGEFALGMTVNAKDREALLANDSIPESIRTPLQTEKKIMEGFPIQRTVRTLKDLQPLLVVLKALDRL, via the coding sequence ATGACAAACCCATTCCTCGATCCATCCGCAACACCAACCGACGAATCCCTCAAACGCGAACTCGGTCGGGCTTACAAGGCCTTCGATCAGTTGATGAGCAGCATTGTTTCCGTGAAGCCGGAGTGGAAGTTCTACAACGCCAAGACGGGTTGGACGTTGAAGGCGATTGGGAAGAAGCGTGCAGCGTTTTATGTGTCGCCGAAGTCCGGCGAATTCGCGTTGGGCATGACGGTGAATGCCAAGGACCGCGAGGCGCTCCTTGCTAATGATTCCATCCCGGAGTCCATCCGAACGCCGCTGCAGACTGAAAAGAAGATCATGGAAGGGTTCCCCATCCAGCGCACTGTTCGCACACTCAAAGACCTGCAGCCACTCCTGGTCGTCCTGAAGGCACTCGATCGCCTGTAG
- the scpB gene encoding SMC-Scp complex subunit ScpB, protein MSAEETKETPKDQKPEQPVEEVLPQPRPDELPAVLEALLFAATSPLNMKRLNFLTGGVDKELIDAALGDLRERYESRSSGLMLMEVAGGYQLATRPEVADWVLALHKHRKKNPISPAVMETLAIVAYKQPLVRAEVEAIRGVDCGGVMRALQDAGLIEVVGHKEVVGRPSLYGTTETFLKTFGLKNLEELPSLADLQRIISTQMKGSEEEGIEVEESPAEEDESRAEAPVENEQPPQQEEPTEAEEESRNDG, encoded by the coding sequence ATGTCGGCTGAAGAAACCAAAGAGACCCCGAAAGACCAGAAACCCGAGCAGCCCGTGGAGGAAGTCCTCCCGCAGCCGCGGCCCGATGAGTTACCGGCCGTGCTGGAGGCCTTGCTGTTTGCCGCCACGTCGCCGCTGAACATGAAACGCCTCAACTTTCTGACCGGCGGCGTGGACAAGGAACTGATCGACGCCGCCCTGGGCGATCTGCGCGAGCGCTACGAATCGCGCAGCTCCGGCCTGATGCTGATGGAAGTCGCCGGCGGCTATCAGCTCGCCACACGCCCCGAGGTGGCCGACTGGGTTCTGGCCCTGCACAAGCACCGGAAGAAGAATCCGATCAGCCCGGCTGTGATGGAAACGCTGGCGATCGTCGCTTACAAGCAACCGCTCGTCCGCGCCGAAGTCGAAGCGATCCGTGGCGTCGATTGCGGCGGCGTGATGCGCGCCCTGCAGGATGCCGGCCTGATCGAAGTCGTCGGGCACAAGGAAGTCGTCGGGCGCCCCTCGCTCTACGGCACCACCGAGACATTCCTGAAGACATTCGGCCTCAAGAATCTCGAAGAGCTTCCCTCACTTGCGGATCTGCAGCGAATCATCTCCACGCAGATGAAGGGCTCCGAAGAGGAAGGCATCGAGGTCGAGGAATCCCCTGCGGAAGAAGACGAGAGTCGCGCAGAGGCCCCCGTTGAGAACGAACAGCCTCCGCAGCAAGAAGAGCCAACTGAGGCCGAGGAAGAATCGCGCAACGACGGGTAA